A single window of Lacerta agilis isolate rLacAgi1 chromosome 12, rLacAgi1.pri, whole genome shotgun sequence DNA harbors:
- the TMEM158 gene encoding transmembrane protein 158 — MPPPPLPLLLPALLAALAHPCRGWSAPEPPPPELALPPVNASSSSAPFAGSSGGREAATEEEARPATTGAPAAPSPAPPPPHRRPPAPQQQPPREDPPCNISVQRQMLSSLLVRWSPLGFQCDLVLFSTSGPGGRAFFSAAFHRVGPPPLLIEHVGLAAGGVQQDLRLCVGCSWARGRRVGRLRSGVANPAPASSSSSALSSSSSLPSPEQQGDRLHFCCLDFSLEELKGDPGWRMNRKPIESTLVACFMTLVIIVWSVAALIWPVPIIAGFLPNGMEQRRSAAAAAASGSTSGAAAAAAK, encoded by the coding sequence atgccgccgccgccgctgccgctcctCCTCCCGGCGCTGCTGGCCGCCTTGGCGCATCCGTGCCGGGGCTGGTCCGCTCCGGAGCCTCCTCCGCCCGAGCTGGCGCTGCCGCCCGTCAACGCCTCTTCTTCTTCGGCGCCCTTCGCGGGCTCCTCAGGAGGGCGAGAAGCCGCCACTGAGGAGGAAGCGCGCCCCGCCACCACCGGCGCCCCGGCGGCCCCTTcgcccgcgccgccgccgccccaccGCCGCCCTCCGGCGCCTCAGCAGCAGCCGCCTCGCGAGGACCCTCCGTGCAACATCAGCGTGCAGCGCCAGATGCTGAGCTCGCTGCTGGTGCGCTGGAGCCCGCTGGGCTTCCAGTGCGACCTGGTGCTCTTCTCCACCAGCGGCCCCGGAGGGCGCGCCTTCTTCTCGGCCGCCTTCCACCGCGTggggccgccgccgctgctcaTCGAGCACGTCGGGCTGGCGGCCGGCGGCGTCCAGCAGGATCTGCGCCTGTGCGTGGGCTGCAGCTGGGCCCGGGGCAGGCGCGTGGGGCGCCTCCGGTCGGGGGTCGCCAACCCGgcgcccgcctcctcctcctcctccgcgctctcctcctcctcctctctgccttcTCCTGAGCAGCAAGGCGACCGGCTTCATTTCTGCTGCCTCGATTTCAGCCTGGAAGAGCTGAAGGGGGACCCCGGCTGGAGGATGAACCGAAAGCCCATCGAGTCCACCTTGGTGGCTTGCTTCATGACGCTCGTCATCATCGTGTGGAGCGTGGCCGCCCTCATCTGGCCGGTGCCCATCATCGCCGGGTTCCTGCCCAATGGCATGGAGCAGAGAaggagcgccgccgccgccgccgcctcgggaAGCACATCTGGAGCAGCTGCAGCCGCCGCTAAATGA